Proteins found in one Ignavibacteriota bacterium genomic segment:
- a CDS encoding RNA polymerase sigma factor: MDLALQIENLFRTDRKKFLGFIRQRVRSQEEAEDILQDVFTNVLAASANVQKPIENIASWVFTAVRNRIIDSYRKKRAETFSDMQTPGQAEDGVDTFENFLGDFTTSPETDLIRKTIWESVQEGLAELPPEQREVFVKNEFEGISFREMSEVTGVNINTLLARKRYAVLHLRKKLKDLYRSINEN, encoded by the coding sequence ATGGATTTAGCATTGCAGATTGAGAACTTATTCCGTACTGACCGCAAGAAGTTTCTTGGGTTCATAAGACAGAGAGTTCGCAGTCAGGAAGAGGCAGAAGATATCTTGCAAGATGTTTTTACAAATGTTCTTGCAGCATCTGCTAATGTACAGAAACCTATTGAGAACATTGCATCATGGGTATTTACAGCCGTTAGAAACAGAATTATTGATTCTTACAGAAAAAAACGTGCTGAAACTTTTTCTGATATGCAGACACCCGGTCAGGCAGAAGACGGCGTTGATACATTCGAGAATTTCCTCGGTGATTTTACTACAAGCCCTGAAACTGATTTGATTCGCAAAACTATATGGGAATCAGTTCAGGAAGGTCTTGCTGAACTTCCACCTGAGCAACGAGAGGTGTTTGTTAAAAATGAATTTGAAGGTATTTCATTTAGAGAAATGTCAGAAGTTACAGGTGTTAACATTAACACTTTACTTGCTCGTAAACGCTATGCAGTTTTACATCTTAGAAAAAAATTGAAAGATCTCTACAGGTCAATAAACGAAAATTAA
- a CDS encoding glycosyltransferase family 2 protein, which yields MFPVENIIMIVYFLSLSVLFGFGIHGLVLLYYYRKTFNHHLPYEIMPDAVPMVTVQLPLYNEMFVVERLIKSVCEIEYPKDKLEIQVLDDSTDDTVKMTKEIVNAYKSNGVNIKYIHRENRIGYKAGALKYGLECAEGEFVAIFDADFVPKPDFLMKTIPHFNNPEIGMVQTRWEHLNEEYSYLTKAQALALDGHFVLEQQVRNKAGFFINFNGTAGIWRKSTIFDAGNWQADTLTEDLDLSYRAQLRGWKFRYLNDVTSPAELPADINALKTQQFRWTKGAVETAKKILPMVLKSNLPIKMKLESFIHLTSNIVFPFIIIVALLNVPLVIIKNTVGGFDQFYSLMSIFVLASVSTFLFYTYAQKAIHLDWRKRLLLFPVFLAGSMGFAVNNTKAVIEALIGKKSGFARTPKDGMIGKQTINRKVSYKMKRISAVVVLELLLTLYFVAGIIISAFYLEIAAMPFQLLFLMGFGTVGYMSLRHALTR from the coding sequence ATGTTCCCTGTTGAAAATATTATAATGATTGTGTATTTTTTGTCTTTGTCGGTACTGTTTGGTTTTGGTATCCACGGTTTAGTATTACTATATTATTACCGCAAAACATTCAATCATCATCTTCCTTATGAAATTATGCCGGATGCTGTTCCGATGGTTACTGTTCAGCTTCCACTTTATAACGAAATGTTTGTAGTTGAAAGACTTATTAAATCTGTTTGCGAAATTGAATATCCTAAAGATAAACTAGAAATACAAGTGCTTGATGATTCAACTGATGACACAGTTAAAATGACTAAAGAAATTGTAAATGCTTATAAGTCTAATGGTGTTAATATAAAATATATTCACAGAGAAAATCGGATAGGGTATAAAGCCGGAGCTTTGAAATATGGCTTGGAATGTGCCGAAGGAGAATTTGTTGCAATATTTGATGCTGATTTCGTTCCAAAACCCGATTTCCTGATGAAAACAATACCTCACTTCAACAATCCTGAAATTGGGATGGTTCAGACAAGATGGGAACATTTAAATGAGGAATACTCATATTTGACAAAAGCACAGGCTCTTGCTCTCGACGGTCACTTTGTTCTCGAACAACAAGTTAGAAACAAAGCCGGATTCTTCATCAATTTCAATGGTACTGCCGGAATATGGCGTAAGTCAACTATATTTGATGCCGGAAACTGGCAGGCTGATACTCTCACTGAAGACTTAGACCTCAGTTATCGAGCTCAGCTCAGAGGATGGAAATTCCGCTACCTGAATGATGTTACATCACCGGCAGAGCTTCCTGCTGATATTAATGCACTCAAAACCCAGCAGTTCCGCTGGACGAAAGGTGCTGTAGAAACTGCCAAGAAAATTTTGCCAATGGTTTTGAAATCAAACCTGCCAATTAAGATGAAACTGGAATCATTCATACATCTGACAAGCAATATTGTTTTTCCATTTATCATTATAGTTGCTTTACTTAATGTTCCACTAGTTATTATTAAAAATACTGTTGGAGGTTTTGACCAGTTTTATTCGTTAATGTCCATATTTGTACTGGCATCAGTTTCAACATTCCTGTTCTATACCTACGCTCAGAAAGCAATTCATCTTGACTGGAGAAAGAGACTGCTTTTGTTCCCTGTTTTCCTTGCTGGTAGTATGGGGTTTGCTGTAAATAATACTAAAGCAGTAATTGAGGCATTAATTGGTAAAAAAAGCGGATTTGCACGTACGCCCAAAGACGGTATGATTGGAAAGCAAACTATAAATCGTAAAGTCAGTTACAAAATGAAGAGGATTTCTGCAGTAGTTGTTTTAGAGTTACTTTTGACATTATATTTCGTTGCAGGCATTATAATTTCAGCTTTTTACCTTGAAATAGCTGCTATGCCATTCCAATTACTCTTTTTGATGGGATTCGGAACAGTCGGCTATATGTCTCTGAGACATGCTTTAACCAGATAA
- a CDS encoding MBL fold metallo-hydrolase: MEIIQIEAGPVATIGYLVIDKKSRSAAIVDAPLESTTYFNSLIEERRLKIEAIFLTHTHWDHIADCAKLARLTKAPVYVHEDDLHRLTEPMNHTIIPLPFKIESVNEYVITKNKDKINIGNLVFEVLHTPGHTEGGVCYVEHSKGVIFAGDTLFNESIGRVDLPGGSMSLLLESIKSELLSLPDNYNVYSGHGPATSIGWERKHNPFLN; this comes from the coding sequence ATGGAAATTATACAAATAGAAGCTGGACCGGTTGCAACAATAGGATATCTTGTCATAGACAAGAAATCCAGAAGCGCAGCAATAGTTGATGCACCATTAGAAAGTACGACATATTTCAATTCACTAATTGAAGAACGGCGACTGAAAATTGAAGCGATTTTTCTTACGCATACACATTGGGATCATATTGCTGATTGTGCTAAATTAGCCAGACTTACAAAAGCACCCGTTTACGTTCATGAGGATGATTTGCACAGACTGACTGAACCGATGAATCACACAATAATACCCTTACCGTTCAAGATAGAATCAGTAAATGAATATGTAATTACAAAAAATAAAGACAAAATTAATATTGGTAATTTAGTCTTTGAAGTGCTTCATACACCCGGACATACAGAGGGTGGAGTTTGTTATGTAGAACATAGTAAAGGTGTAATATTTGCAGGTGATACTCTTTTCAATGAAAGTATAGGCAGAGTTGATTTACCGGGAGGCTCAATGTCATTACTTCTGGAATCAATTAAATCTGAACTTTTGTCGCTACCGGACAATTACAACGTATATTCCGGTCACGGACCGGCTACTTCAATTGGCTGGGAAAGAAAACATAATCCCTTTCTTAACTGA